The window TGAATGCTCGTGCAAGAATTGTCATCGAAGAACCAAGTGGCAAGACCACAAGGGGTACTTTAAATCTTCGTGCTAAACGAGACAGTGTGATTTGGTTTAGTGTAACCCCAGGACTAGGAATCGAGGCACTTAGAGGAATCATCACTAAGGATAAGATTCGCATCAAAGACAGAATCAACGGGCAAGACATCAACATGAGTTATGTGGAGTTTGAAAATCGATTCGGACTAAATCTGTCTTTAAGCCTATTTCAAAATTTGCTTTATGCAAATGTACCTGAGGAATTTAGCTATAGAGACAGATTAATCAGAATTGGACAATTCTTCGAACTTACCCAAACTAGAGAAAATATACGTTATCACTCAAAAGTCAGTACAAAGCACGGGAAAGTAGAAGAGCTTACGAGCAATTCTATGGATGAAAAGGGCGCTTTGTTGGCAAATTATGCAAGTTTTCAAGATGTAAACAATCAACCTTTTCCAAATGCATCTCTTTACAAAATTTCATTTTCCATTGACGGAGAAATGCAAAACTCAATAATTCATATTGACCTTTCCAATATTAGCGTATCAGATACACCAATAACTTTCCCATTTCAGTTTTAAGTAAATGAAAAAAACTGCATTTCTTCTTTTTATGATTCTTGGGATTTTTTATTCCAGCTTTTTGAGTGATGCGTTTGCTCAAACAAAAAAATCGAGAGAGCAGCTGGAAAAGGAAAGAGCAGAAGTGCAAAAGAAGCTTTTGGAATTTGATAAGATTCTAAAACAAACTGCAGCTTCAAAAAAAACATCTTTAGGACAGTTGAGTGTTGTCAATAAGCAATTAGAAACTCGGGTAACTTACATCAGAACATTGAGTAGAGAAGTGACTTTGATTGATACAGAAATAGCCGAAACTGAGAAAAGAATAAAATCACTTGAAAATGATCTGAGTAACTTAAAAATAGAGTATTCCAATATGGTTTACACTTCATCCAAAATGAACCAAGGGATGACTATCACTACATTTATTTTTAGTTCAAGTACATTTAAGCAATTTTATATGCGCTTGAAGTATCTCAAGCAATACACAGATGCTCGAAAAAAACAGGTAGAACAAATAAAAATAGTCTCAGAAGATTTAGCAAGTCAAAGAGTACGCTTGGAAGAAAAAAGACTGGAAAAGCAACAGGTAATCAATAAAGAAGAAGAGCAACGAAGACAGCTTGCACAAGCTAGAGTAGAACAGCAAACCATTGTAAGCTCTTTGAACCGTCAAGAAATCGACCTTAGAAAAAAGATAGTTCAAGCTAAAAGACAACAAGAAAACCTAAACAATTTGATTAAAAGGGCTATTGAAGATGAGATAAAAAGGGCTGAGGCAGAGGCTAAAAAATCAAATTCTACAGCTACCAAAGCGTCCGGAAGTAGCATACCATTAACACCTGAGGCGGCAGCTTTATCAAGTTCATTTGCAGGAAATAAAGGCAAATTACCTTGGCCAGTAGAGACTGGGTTCATTTCTAAAAAATTTGGTACACATCCACACCCTACTTTAAAAGGAATAGTTGAAGACAACGACGGTGTAGATATTCAAACCGCTCCAAATTCTAATGTCAGATCAGTTTTCGATGGTGAAGTCATCAAAGTAGGAACTATCCCAGGCTATGGTGGTACTATCGTAGTCAAACATGGTGAATATTACACAATGTATAGCAAGTTGAAAGTGATTTCAATCAAAACAGGCGATAAGATAAAAGCAAAACAAGTCCTTGGCCAAGTATATACCAACAAAGATGGTGTAGCTGAAGTACATTTTGAAACGTGGAAAGGCTTGC is drawn from Belliella baltica DSM 15883 and contains these coding sequences:
- a CDS encoding murein hydrolase activator EnvC family protein, translating into MKKTAFLLFMILGIFYSSFLSDAFAQTKKSREQLEKERAEVQKKLLEFDKILKQTAASKKTSLGQLSVVNKQLETRVTYIRTLSREVTLIDTEIAETEKRIKSLENDLSNLKIEYSNMVYTSSKMNQGMTITTFIFSSSTFKQFYMRLKYLKQYTDARKKQVEQIKIVSEDLASQRVRLEEKRLEKQQVINKEEEQRRQLAQARVEQQTIVSSLNRQEIDLRKKIVQAKRQQENLNNLIKRAIEDEIKRAEAEAKKSNSTATKASGSSIPLTPEAAALSSSFAGNKGKLPWPVETGFISKKFGTHPHPTLKGIVEDNDGVDIQTAPNSNVRSVFDGEVIKVGTIPGYGGTIVVKHGEYYTMYSKLKVISIKTGDKIKAKQVLGQVYTNKDGVAEVHFETWKGLQPMNPSTWLAGQ
- a CDS encoding DUF4292 domain-containing protein; its protein translation is MTRILLGSFILLFLLASGCAKKPNLYISDEVMQEFEPAYFNFSYMNARARIVIEEPSGKTTRGTLNLRAKRDSVIWFSVTPGLGIEALRGIITKDKIRIKDRINGQDINMSYVEFENRFGLNLSLSLFQNLLYANVPEEFSYRDRLIRIGQFFELTQTRENIRYHSKVSTKHGKVEELTSNSMDEKGALLANYASFQDVNNQPFPNASLYKISFSIDGEMQNSIIHIDLSNISVSDTPITFPFQF